A portion of the Segatella copri DSM 18205 genome contains these proteins:
- a CDS encoding LptF/LptG family permease has translation MKDFKKIRKHRRLYRTGRWASRKFGWLIRAVRWLAHKLRFLRIFRFLYPFRYIKKLDWYIIKKFLGYYFFSIALIISIAIVFDFNENLSKFTEHHAPARAIIFDYYANFVPYFANLFSALFVFVAVILFTTKLASNSEIIAILASGVSFKRLLRPYMITCVLLSALSFGLSAYVIPHGTVIRQNFETMYKNKKKNTSAENVQLQVDKGVIAYMQHYDNSMKRGYGFCLDKFQDKKLVSHLTAMDIQYDTISDSKYHWKLSNWKIRKLQGMKEHITSGAQKDTIIMMEPTDLVYSKGQQETFTSPELRDYISKQINRGSGNVVQYEVEYHKRIASSFASFILTIIGVSLSARKRKGGMGAALGVGLALSFGYIMLQTVSATFAIQANFPSVLAAWLPNFLFAIVAYFCYRKAPR, from the coding sequence ATGAAAGATTTTAAGAAAATAAGAAAACACCGCCGGCTCTACCGCACCGGCCGATGGGCTTCCCGCAAGTTCGGGTGGCTCATCAGGGCTGTGCGCTGGCTGGCTCACAAGCTCCGGTTCCTGCGCATCTTCAGGTTTCTCTACCCGTTCAGGTACATCAAGAAGCTCGACTGGTACATTATCAAGAAGTTTCTGGGCTACTATTTCTTCTCCATCGCCCTGATCATCTCCATCGCCATCGTCTTCGACTTCAACGAGAACCTGTCAAAATTCACAGAGCACCATGCACCGGCGCGCGCAATCATCTTCGATTACTACGCCAACTTCGTGCCCTATTTTGCCAACCTCTTCAGTGCGCTGTTCGTGTTCGTGGCGGTCATTCTCTTCACCACCAAGCTGGCAAGCAATTCCGAAATCATCGCCATCCTGGCGTCGGGAGTATCCTTCAAGCGTCTCCTTCGCCCATACATGATTACCTGCGTGCTGCTCTCAGCCCTCTCCTTCGGGCTCTCAGCCTACGTCATTCCCCACGGAACCGTCATCAGGCAGAACTTCGAGACGATGTACAAGAACAAGAAGAAGAATACCAGTGCCGAGAATGTACAGCTGCAGGTAGACAAGGGAGTGATTGCCTATATGCAGCATTACGACAACAGCATGAAACGCGGCTACGGATTCTGTCTCGACAAGTTCCAGGACAAGAAACTCGTAAGCCACCTTACAGCGATGGACATCCAGTACGACACCATTTCCGACAGCAAGTATCACTGGAAACTGAGCAACTGGAAAATCCGCAAGCTCCAGGGCATGAAGGAGCATATTACGAGCGGAGCGCAGAAGGACACCATCATCATGATGGAACCTACCGACCTGGTCTATTCCAAGGGTCAGCAGGAAACCTTCACCAGTCCTGAGCTCCGCGATTACATCTCCAAGCAGATCAACCGCGGTTCGGGCAACGTAGTGCAGTACGAGGTAGAATACCACAAGCGCATCGCCTCTTCCTTCGCCTCGTTCATCCTCACCATCATCGGTGTCTCCCTCTCAGCCCGCAAGCGCAAGGGCGGCATGGGAGCAGCATTGGGCGTTGGACTTGCGCTGAGTTTCGGCTACATCATGCTGCAGACGGTTTCTGCCACCTTCGCCATCCAGGCCAATTTCCCGTCTGTTCTGGCAGCGTGGCTTCCAAACTTCCTCTTCGCCATCGTAGCCTACTTCTGCTACCGCAAGGCACCGAGGTAA
- the tgt gene encoding tRNA guanosine(34) transglycosylase Tgt, which produces MKFELQVTDKASDARTGIITTDHGQIKTPIFMPVGTVGSVKGVHFEELKKQVMAQIILGNTYHLYLRPGLDVIRAAGGLHKFNGWDRPILTDSGGFQVFSLTGIRKLKEEGCEFRSHIDGSKHFFTPENVMDTERIIGADIMMAFDECPPGQSDYQYAKNSLMLTQRWLDRCIKRFNETEPLYGYQQSLFPIVQGCTFPDLRREAAKYIADKGADGNAIGGLAVGEPTEVMYEMIEVVNEILPKDKPRYLMGVGTPQNILEAIERGVDMFDCVMPTRNGRNAMLFTYQGTMNMRNKKWEKDFSPVDPDGCDIDLVTTKAYLHHLFKAQELLAMQIASIHNLSFYLRLVTDARHHIEQGDFVAWKNSIIDQLGRRI; this is translated from the coding sequence ATGAAATTTGAATTACAAGTAACAGATAAAGCGAGCGATGCGCGTACAGGCATCATCACCACCGACCACGGACAGATCAAGACCCCAATCTTCATGCCCGTAGGAACCGTAGGAAGCGTGAAGGGCGTCCACTTCGAGGAACTCAAGAAGCAGGTCATGGCACAGATTATCCTCGGAAATACCTATCACCTCTACCTGCGCCCAGGTCTTGACGTCATCAGGGCAGCAGGCGGATTGCACAAGTTCAACGGCTGGGACCGTCCTATCCTCACCGACAGCGGCGGCTTCCAGGTCTTCTCGCTCACCGGCATCCGCAAGCTCAAGGAAGAAGGCTGCGAGTTCCGCTCCCACATCGACGGCAGCAAGCACTTCTTTACACCGGAGAATGTAATGGACACCGAGCGCATCATCGGAGCCGACATCATGATGGCCTTCGATGAATGTCCACCGGGACAGAGCGATTACCAGTACGCCAAGAACAGCCTCATGCTCACCCAGCGCTGGCTAGACCGCTGCATCAAGCGGTTCAACGAAACCGAGCCCCTCTACGGCTATCAGCAGAGCCTCTTCCCTATCGTTCAGGGCTGCACCTTCCCGGACCTGCGCCGCGAAGCAGCCAAATACATTGCCGACAAGGGAGCCGACGGAAATGCCATCGGCGGACTTGCCGTAGGAGAGCCTACCGAGGTGATGTATGAGATGATAGAAGTAGTGAACGAAATCCTGCCGAAAGACAAGCCGAGATATCTGATGGGCGTAGGAACCCCGCAGAACATCCTCGAAGCCATCGAGCGCGGCGTAGACATGTTCGACTGCGTAATGCCGACCCGCAACGGCCGCAACGCCATGCTCTTCACCTATCAGGGCACGATGAACATGCGCAACAAGAAGTGGGAGAAAGACTTCAGTCCGGTAGATCCAGACGGCTGCGACATCGACCTCGTAACCACGAAGGCCTACCTCCACCACCTCTTCAAGGCCCAGGAGCTGCTGGCGATGCAGATAGCCAGCATCCACAACCTCTCTTTCTATCTGCGCCTCGTGACCGATGCCCGCCATCATATCGAGCAGGGCGATTTCGTGGCATGGAAGAATTCCATCATCGACCAGCTTGGCCGAAGAATTTAA
- a CDS encoding tRNA1(Val) (adenine(37)-N6)-methyltransferase, which translates to MGNFRFKQFEIEQDRCAMKVGTDGVLLGAWAQGGRRILDIGSGTGLISLMMAQRFPEAEVVGIDMDADACGQARENVMASPFRDRVEIECCRLQDFGGTSEAAEALETADGLKAAGVFDAIVSNPPFFVDSLKNPDSKRTMARHTDSLPFRDLFAGVKRLLSDDGIFSAIVPVEVVEQFVAESCILGFYLIRKCGVKTVERKQPKRFILSFAKHRILPYEEHVETMMDSQGNRSEWYRKITEEFYLF; encoded by the coding sequence ATGGGTAATTTTCGATTTAAACAGTTTGAGATAGAGCAAGACCGTTGTGCCATGAAAGTGGGAACTGACGGCGTTTTGCTGGGTGCATGGGCGCAAGGTGGCAGGCGGATTCTGGACATTGGTTCCGGAACGGGACTGATTTCGCTCATGATGGCGCAGCGTTTTCCTGAGGCTGAGGTAGTGGGGATTGATATGGATGCTGATGCCTGCGGACAGGCGAGGGAAAATGTGATGGCAAGTCCGTTTCGCGACAGGGTGGAAATAGAATGCTGCAGACTGCAGGATTTCGGGGGAACTTCGGAAGCTGCTGAGGCTTTGGAAACTGCTGATGGTTTGAAGGCTGCCGGTGTTTTTGATGCGATAGTGAGCAATCCTCCGTTCTTTGTAGATAGCTTAAAAAATCCGGACAGTAAGAGGACGATGGCGAGACATACGGACAGTCTTCCGTTCCGCGATTTGTTTGCGGGTGTAAAACGGCTGCTTTCTGATGACGGTATTTTCTCTGCAATTGTTCCCGTAGAAGTAGTGGAGCAGTTTGTTGCAGAGTCTTGCATATTAGGTTTTTATCTTATACGGAAGTGTGGTGTAAAGACGGTAGAGCGCAAGCAGCCCAAGCGCTTTATATTGAGTTTTGCCAAGCATCGCATTTTGCCTTATGAAGAGCATGTTGAAACGATGATGGATTCGCAGGGAAACCGCTCGGAATGGTATAGGAAAATAACGGAAGAATTCTATCTTTTCTAG
- the lon gene encoding endopeptidase La: MDNRRTSTRIQMIADYEGDPKTLIEDQEEGLYPTLCMRDIVVFPTNMTPIVVGRKESLNLVRMLEKKPDTIFCVFCQKNKDTESPYEEDLYPVGVFAKLIKVIKMPGTEQMSIIIQGLGRCQMKHLVQKEPYTVIDVKSLPEKWPDENNDELFRMLYENFHYEATDYIKSNANYTDEAIQAINELSSIHMQCNFMCSLLPFSIEDKIKMLKEENLSERIMIAIRSLNKVRHLLRIQTEIENKTHYDLDEQQKEYFLKQQIKNIREELGEGNASPEKKEILEKAKKKNWSEETAKIFKKEIAKLDTLNPQSPDYSIQIGFLQTMVDLPWNSYTQDDLSLTRAKRILNHDHYGMENVKERILEFLAVRALNGGGKSPILCLYGPPGVGKTSLGKSIAAAMKRKYVRMSLGGLHDEAEIRGHRRTYVGAMPGRIIKNMLKAGSSNPVFILDEIDKVAQSNFNGDPASALLEVLDPEQNNAFHDNYLDMDYDLSKVLFIATANDLSVIPRPLLDRMELIEVGGYITEEKTEIAKRHLVPEELESTGLDKVSPKVSFNKNALEFIIEHYTRESGVRQLKKQIDKSLRKMAYKLACDQELKNYTITPAEVKDLLGNPPFNRDIYQGNDYAGVVTGLAWTSVGGEILYIETSLSKGKAGKLTLTGNLGDVMKESAIIALEYVKSHIDLLQVDYRIFEQWNIHIHVPEGATPKDGPSAGITIATSIASAITQRKVRANTAMTGEITLRGKVLPVGGIKEKILAAKRAGIKHIVMCRENQKNVEEIPEKYLKGVDFHYVENVADVWQFALTDEKVKNPTDFSIEENDKKE, from the coding sequence ATGGATAATAGAAGAACAAGTACCCGAATACAAATGATTGCAGATTACGAGGGCGACCCGAAAACCCTGATTGAAGACCAGGAAGAAGGCTTGTACCCTACCCTCTGCATGCGAGATATTGTAGTTTTCCCAACCAACATGACCCCTATCGTTGTGGGCAGAAAGGAAAGTCTGAATCTCGTCCGGATGCTGGAAAAGAAACCAGACACCATATTCTGCGTATTCTGTCAGAAGAACAAAGATACAGAATCGCCCTACGAAGAAGACCTCTACCCTGTAGGTGTCTTCGCCAAACTCATCAAGGTTATCAAGATGCCTGGCACAGAGCAGATGAGCATCATCATCCAGGGTCTGGGCAGATGTCAGATGAAACATCTCGTTCAAAAAGAGCCTTACACAGTAATTGACGTAAAAAGTCTTCCGGAGAAATGGCCTGACGAGAACAACGATGAACTCTTCAGAATGCTCTACGAGAACTTCCATTACGAAGCGACAGACTATATCAAATCAAACGCCAACTATACTGATGAGGCCATCCAGGCCATCAACGAACTCTCGAGCATTCACATGCAGTGCAACTTCATGTGCTCCCTCCTCCCTTTCTCCATCGAGGATAAAATCAAGATGCTGAAAGAGGAAAATCTCAGCGAGCGCATCATGATTGCCATCAGATCCCTGAACAAGGTGCGCCATCTGCTACGCATCCAGACTGAGATTGAGAACAAAACCCACTACGACCTCGATGAACAGCAGAAGGAATACTTCCTCAAGCAGCAGATCAAGAACATCAGGGAAGAACTGGGAGAAGGCAACGCCAGTCCGGAGAAGAAGGAGATTCTGGAGAAGGCGAAAAAGAAGAACTGGAGCGAAGAGACAGCCAAAATCTTCAAGAAAGAAATTGCCAAGCTCGACACCCTGAACCCGCAGAGTCCTGACTATTCGATACAGATAGGATTCCTGCAGACCATGGTAGATTTGCCTTGGAACTCCTACACCCAGGACGACCTCAGTCTGACCCGTGCCAAGCGCATTCTGAACCACGACCACTACGGCATGGAGAATGTGAAGGAGCGCATCCTGGAATTCCTCGCCGTAAGAGCACTGAACGGCGGCGGCAAGAGTCCTATCCTCTGCCTCTACGGTCCTCCGGGCGTAGGAAAGACCAGTCTGGGCAAGAGCATCGCAGCAGCCATGAAGCGCAAGTATGTACGCATGTCGCTGGGCGGTCTGCACGATGAAGCCGAAATCCGCGGTCACCGCCGCACCTATGTGGGAGCCATGCCGGGCCGCATCATCAAGAACATGCTGAAGGCAGGCAGCAGCAATCCGGTCTTCATCCTCGACGAGATTGACAAGGTGGCGCAGAGCAATTTCAACGGCGACCCTGCATCAGCCCTGCTCGAAGTGCTGGACCCGGAACAGAACAATGCCTTCCACGACAATTATCTCGATATGGATTACGACCTCTCCAAGGTACTCTTCATCGCCACAGCCAATGACCTGAGCGTCATTCCGCGTCCGCTCCTCGACCGTATGGAGCTGATAGAAGTAGGCGGCTACATCACCGAAGAGAAGACAGAGATTGCCAAGCGCCACCTCGTACCGGAAGAGCTGGAAAGCACCGGACTCGACAAGGTTTCGCCGAAGGTAAGCTTCAACAAGAATGCCCTCGAGTTCATCATCGAGCACTATACCCGGGAGAGCGGCGTAAGACAGCTGAAGAAGCAGATTGACAAGAGTCTGCGCAAGATGGCTTACAAACTGGCCTGCGACCAGGAGCTGAAAAACTACACCATCACCCCTGCCGAAGTAAAAGACCTGCTGGGCAATCCGCCGTTCAACCGCGACATCTACCAGGGCAACGACTATGCAGGAGTAGTAACCGGACTTGCCTGGACCTCAGTGGGCGGCGAAATCCTCTACATCGAAACCTCGCTCAGCAAGGGCAAGGCAGGCAAACTCACCCTGACCGGAAACCTGGGCGACGTGATGAAGGAATCAGCCATCATCGCACTGGAATACGTCAAGTCGCACATCGACCTGCTGCAGGTAGACTACCGCATCTTCGAGCAGTGGAACATCCACATCCACGTGCCTGAGGGAGCCACCCCGAAAGACGGTCCTTCTGCCGGAATCACCATCGCCACCAGCATCGCCTCTGCCATCACCCAGCGCAAGGTGCGTGCCAACACAGCCATGACCGGCGAGATAACCCTCCGCGGCAAAGTGCTCCCGGTAGGCGGAATCAAGGAGAAGATTCTGGCAGCCAAGCGGGCAGGAATCAAGCACATCGTGATGTGCAGGGAGAACCAGAAGAACGTAGAGGAAATACCGGAGAAATATCTCAAGGGCGTAGACTTCCACTATGTAGAGAATGTGGCTGACGTCTGGCAGTTCGCGCTGACCGACGAGAAGGTGAAAAACCCTACAGACTTCAGCATTGAGGAAAATGATAAAAAAGAATAG
- the spt gene encoding serine palmitoyltransferase — translation MGQLQERYKNYREPQKYMAAGVYPYFREITSKQMTEVTDIDGHKILMFGSNAYQGLTNDQRVIDAAKAALDKYGSGCAGSRFLNGTLDLHVQLEKELAEFMGKDETLCFSTGFSVNQGVLACVVGRNDYIICDDRDHASIVDGRRLSFATQLHYKHNDMEDLERVLSKLPEEAIKLIVVDGVFSMEGDLANLPEIVKLKHKYNCSIMVDEAHGLGVFGKQGRGVCDHFGLTDEVDLIMGTFSKSLASIGGFIASDKDTINFLRHNCRTYIFSASNTPAATAAALEALHIIQNEPERFENLWDVTNYALKRFREEGFEIGETESPIIPLYVRDAEKTFVVTKMAYDAGVFINPVIPPACAPQDTLVRFALMATHTREQVEQAVQILKKIFVEEGIIK, via the coding sequence ATGGGACAATTACAAGAAAGATACAAGAATTATCGTGAACCTCAGAAGTATATGGCTGCCGGTGTGTATCCATATTTCCGCGAGATCACAAGTAAGCAGATGACAGAAGTAACCGACATCGATGGTCATAAAATCCTGATGTTCGGTTCTAATGCTTATCAGGGTTTGACTAACGACCAGCGTGTTATTGATGCAGCAAAGGCTGCGCTCGACAAGTATGGTTCTGGTTGTGCAGGAAGCCGTTTCCTCAATGGTACGCTCGATTTGCACGTGCAGCTCGAAAAGGAGCTTGCTGAGTTTATGGGCAAGGATGAAACTTTGTGTTTCTCTACAGGATTCTCTGTAAACCAGGGTGTTTTGGCTTGCGTAGTAGGTCGTAACGACTATATTATCTGCGATGACCGCGACCACGCAAGTATCGTAGATGGCCGCCGCCTCTCATTCGCTACCCAGCTTCACTACAAGCACAACGATATGGAAGATTTGGAGCGCGTGCTCTCTAAACTCCCTGAGGAGGCTATCAAGCTCATCGTTGTTGACGGTGTGTTCTCTATGGAGGGCGACCTGGCTAACTTGCCTGAAATCGTTAAGCTCAAGCATAAGTACAACTGCTCTATCATGGTAGACGAGGCTCATGGTCTTGGCGTATTCGGCAAGCAGGGTCGTGGTGTATGCGACCACTTCGGTCTGACCGATGAGGTAGACCTCATCATGGGTACATTCTCTAAGAGTCTGGCTTCTATCGGCGGTTTCATCGCATCAGACAAGGATACCATCAACTTCCTCCGTCACAACTGCCGTACTTACATCTTCAGCGCCTCTAACACTCCAGCTGCCACAGCAGCAGCTCTCGAGGCACTCCACATCATTCAGAATGAGCCAGAGCGTTTCGAGAATCTCTGGGATGTAACCAACTATGCCTTGAAGCGTTTCCGCGAGGAAGGTTTCGAGATTGGCGAGACAGAGAGTCCTATCATTCCTCTCTACGTACGCGATGCTGAGAAGACATTCGTTGTTACCAAGATGGCTTACGATGCAGGTGTGTTCATCAACCCTGTTATTCCTCCAGCTTGTGCTCCTCAGGATACATTGGTACGTTTCGCACTCATGGCTACTCATACAAGAGAGCAGGTTGAGCAGGCTGTCCAGATCTTGAAGAAGATTTTCGTAGAAGAGGGAATCATCAAGTAA
- a CDS encoding diacylglycerol/lipid kinase family protein, producing MKKKILFIMNPISGTASKAAVPSLIDSVLDKELFEYEIRMTERAGHASEIATEAKNNHVDVVVAVGGDGTVNEVARSLVHSDTALGILPCGSGNGLARHLLLPMNLKKCIEVINQCQIRDLDYGVINDHPFFCTCGMGFDAFVSMKFAESGKRGPITYAENILREGLKYKPETYTLEDETGTKQYKAFLISCANASQYGNNAYIAPQASMSDGLMDVVIMEPFDVIEAPQVSFDMFNKTLDKNSKIKSFRCKKLHITRSQPGVIHYDGDPVMTGAEIDVHLEEKGIKMLVNPFANKNDRKPNMIQSAFADFFNDFNAVRDDIQKDIQRQSKRVEAISKLVQKKLNL from the coding sequence ATGAAGAAAAAGATACTTTTCATCATGAATCCGATTTCAGGAACAGCCAGCAAGGCGGCAGTTCCCAGTCTGATAGATTCTGTTTTGGACAAAGAGCTTTTTGAGTACGAGATAAGAATGACTGAAAGAGCTGGGCACGCTTCGGAAATTGCTACCGAAGCGAAGAACAACCATGTAGATGTGGTTGTGGCGGTTGGTGGCGACGGAACCGTCAACGAGGTGGCCCGCTCACTGGTTCACTCCGATACTGCCCTCGGCATTCTGCCTTGCGGTTCGGGCAACGGATTGGCAAGACATCTGCTGCTCCCGATGAACCTGAAGAAATGCATAGAGGTCATCAACCAATGCCAGATTAGAGATCTGGATTATGGTGTCATCAACGACCACCCGTTCTTCTGCACCTGCGGCATGGGCTTTGACGCTTTCGTCAGCATGAAGTTTGCCGAGAGCGGCAAGCGTGGTCCTATCACTTATGCGGAAAATATCCTGCGCGAGGGATTGAAGTATAAGCCTGAGACTTACACGCTGGAGGACGAGACGGGCACCAAGCAGTATAAGGCGTTCCTCATTTCCTGTGCCAACGCATCTCAGTATGGCAACAATGCCTATATTGCCCCTCAAGCATCCATGAGCGACGGTTTGATGGATGTCGTCATCATGGAACCATTCGATGTAATCGAGGCGCCTCAGGTAAGTTTCGACATGTTCAACAAGACGTTGGACAAGAATTCGAAGATCAAGTCGTTCCGCTGCAAGAAGCTCCATATCACCCGCAGTCAGCCAGGCGTAATCCATTATGATGGCGACCCTGTGATGACGGGGGCAGAGATTGATGTTCACCTGGAAGAAAAAGGCATCAAGATGCTGGTGAACCCGTTTGCCAACAAGAACGACCGCAAGCCGAACATGATTCAGTCTGCCTTTGCCGATTTCTTCAACGACTTCAATGCCGTGCGCGATGATATTCAGAAAGACATCCAGCGCCAGAGCAAAAGAGTAGAAGCTATCAGCAAACTGGTACAGAAGAAGCTGAACCTTTAA